The Candidatus Omnitrophota bacterium genomic sequence GCGACAAATTGCTTGTCGCGAAATTTTAGAAAAATCCCACGTTGGCATAGGCTTAAGTGATGCAAAGCTAATCGATCATATTAATATCCTTAAGGCGACTTTTCATGCTATGACGTTGGCTGTTGAGGATCTTCTTTCTAAATTACCGATGGCCAATATTTCAAAAGAGCAACTTGAAAAGCAAACATGCCTTTTTGTTGATGGAAATGCTTTTAAAACACATCTGCCTTTTAAATATCAAACTATTGTTAAAGGTGATTCTTTAAGTCTTTCAATCGCATGTGCTTCGATTGTAGCTAAAGTAACGCGTGATCATATGATGGAAAATTATGACACCGCGTTCTCAGGATACGGATTTAAAGTGCACAAAGGGTATCCGACAGCGTTTCATAAGGGAAAGATCAAAGAGCTTGGTCTTTCTCCTATTCATCGAAAAACATTTAAATATTGGTAGCAGATGAACAGTAAGCGTAATCAGATTGGTCGTGAAGGTGAAGATTTGGCTCAAAGTTCTTTAATAAAAGATGGCTACAAGATTTTAGAAAGAAATTATCGTAATTCTTTGGGTGAAATTGATTTTATTGCTGAAGACAAGGGTATTATTTGTTTTGTAGAGGTCAAGACTAGATCGAATGATAACAAAGGATTGCCATCGGAGGCTGTTACTCTTCAAAAGCAGCGAAAAATCTCACAAGTTGCGTTGATGTATTTAAAGCAAGCTAAAATGATGCATGTTGATGCTCGTTTCGATGTTGTTTCAATTCTAAAAAAACCTTATGATGAGCCAGAAGTTGATATTATTAAGGATGCTTTTTTTCTTTCAGCGCCATATTCTTATTAAATATATGTATTAATAGACTACGCTTCGATGGAGCTTATTCGTTTCTCTATAAAGATGAATAGACCAGCGATTAAAAATACAAGAAGATAATTGCAAAAGAATTAAAATTAAGTTATTATAATCACGCATCATCTTCTATTCCTACAGTTTACATGTATGCTCATTTTTATAAAGATTTTATATAGTTTTATAGAAATTTTTATTAAATTAGCATATTTTAGACGAA encodes the following:
- a CDS encoding ribonuclease HII; translation: MLSYENKAKKNGFQTIIGIDEAGRGPLAGPVVACAVLLKNHDFESTIRDSKKMTPKQRQIACREILEKSHVGIGLSDAKLIDHINILKATFHAMTLAVEDLLSKLPMANISKEQLEKQTCLFVDGNAFKTHLPFKYQTIVKGDSLSLSIACASIVAKVTRDHMMENYDTAFSGYGFKVHKGYPTAFHKGKIKELGLSPIHRKTFKYW
- a CDS encoding YraN family protein; its protein translation is MNSKRNQIGREGEDLAQSSLIKDGYKILERNYRNSLGEIDFIAEDKGIICFVEVKTRSNDNKGLPSEAVTLQKQRKISQVALMYLKQAKMMHVDARFDVVSILKKPYDEPEVDIIKDAFFLSAPYSY